In a single window of the Ruminococcus albus 7 = DSM 20455 genome:
- a CDS encoding CBS domain-containing protein, with product MNILKLLHPKACIEYLYSDCTARQTLEKMKHHGYSAVPVIDREGRFVKTVSEGDFLRFMVERGMYDIREMESYPLEKIPPKTRMRPVNVSSTVEELILLSMDQNFIPVIDDRGIFIGIVTRKDILGYCYKTIMKQNDDTETKE from the coding sequence ATGAATATCCTGAAATTGCTGCACCCTAAAGCGTGCATAGAATATCTGTATTCTGACTGTACCGCAAGACAGACTCTTGAAAAGATGAAGCATCACGGTTATTCGGCTGTACCTGTTATAGACAGGGAGGGCAGATTTGTCAAGACCGTATCCGAGGGCGATTTTCTGCGTTTTATGGTAGAAAGAGGTATGTATGATATCCGCGAGATGGAAAGCTATCCTCTTGAGAAGATCCCACCAAAGACCAGGATGCGTCCCGTCAACGTTTCATCAACGGTAGAAGAACTGATACTGCTGAGCATGGATCAGAACTTTATACCTGTCATTGATGACAGAGGGATCTTCATAGGAATAGTCACAAGAAAGGACATACTCGGCTACTGCTACAAAACCATAATGAAGCAGAATGACGATACTGAAACCAAAGAATGA
- a CDS encoding GGDEF domain-containing protein has protein sequence MMDTELIYGRIASALLCDYSKVYYVNATTDEYVSYSLDPGSRTLITSYRGKDFFSDITRDINDEVYKEDRHIFTEDIQKKNLVNMLDNSAMKNIVYRRMIDGKPVYHELRLIRGVSSNDEYFILGVTNIDKEVRTEQKAERLSKETIIYNQIASSLASYYNTIYYVDAEDDTYIEFSANTEYDELDIPKKGSDFFDESRRNILKYIHNDDRDSILEIMRKEYITEKLKDQKIFSMKYRLLLSGEFRYTRLNVMWSSDKTHFIIGVENIDEQMRKELASKELERKNITYSQILNSLAFRYDSIYYVDIQTGAFTHYSSEGENGVPVHENSGTDFFAEMPQIINDLVCDQDKKKVLEAVTRNNLLDRLTTADSFNLTFRKHMKENCPYMSLRVAWAEDKRHVILGSANIDEDVKRENKYKEELITVTRKAMKDELTGVKNKNAYQEEEYALQNDIDNGSTRPFAVLICDLNDLKRINDTLGHKVGDEYICAACKLICGIFVHSPVFRIGGDEFAVILRDNDHDHKDELLTELRRQVMENRQRQSAPVVASGLAEYEPNHHRKVSDVFELADSRMYENKKELKQLAYA, from the coding sequence ATGATGGACACAGAGCTGATCTACGGCAGGATAGCAAGTGCTTTACTGTGCGATTATTCAAAGGTTTACTATGTTAATGCAACGACTGACGAATACGTTTCCTACTCTCTCGATCCCGGATCCAGGACCCTCATCACAAGTTACAGGGGCAAGGATTTTTTCAGTGATATAACAAGAGATATAAATGATGAGGTTTATAAAGAAGACCGTCATATATTCACAGAAGATATACAGAAGAAAAACTTAGTAAATATGCTTGATAACAGCGCCATGAAGAATATAGTGTACCGTCGGATGATAGACGGCAAGCCTGTTTACCACGAACTGAGACTTATACGAGGTGTGAGCAGCAACGACGAATACTTTATCCTTGGCGTTACAAATATAGATAAAGAAGTAAGAACAGAACAGAAAGCTGAAAGACTCAGCAAAGAGACGATAATATACAATCAGATAGCCAGCAGCCTGGCTTCATACTACAACACGATATATTATGTTGATGCAGAAGATGATACATATATCGAGTTTTCGGCAAACACCGAATATGACGAACTTGATATACCCAAAAAAGGCTCTGATTTCTTTGATGAATCACGAAGGAATATCCTTAAATACATACACAACGATGACAGGGACAGTATCCTCGAAATCATGAGAAAGGAATATATAACAGAAAAGCTGAAAGACCAGAAGATATTCAGCATGAAGTACCGTCTGCTGCTAAGCGGAGAATTCAGGTACACAAGGCTGAACGTTATGTGGTCAAGTGATAAGACACATTTCATCATAGGCGTTGAGAATATAGATGAACAGATGCGAAAAGAACTTGCAAGCAAAGAACTGGAAAGAAAAAATATCACCTACAGCCAGATACTGAATTCCCTTGCTTTCAGATACGATTCGATATACTACGTTGATATACAGACCGGTGCATTCACACATTACAGTTCAGAGGGCGAGAACGGTGTACCCGTACATGAAAACAGCGGAACAGATTTCTTTGCTGAGATGCCTCAGATAATTAATGATCTGGTCTGTGATCAGGACAAGAAAAAAGTGCTTGAAGCAGTTACCAGGAATAATCTGCTTGATAGGCTGACAACAGCTGATTCATTTAACCTGACTTTCAGAAAACATATGAAGGAGAACTGTCCTTATATGAGCCTTAGAGTAGCATGGGCGGAAGATAAGCGCCATGTCATACTCGGTAGCGCTAACATAGACGAAGACGTTAAGCGTGAAAACAAATACAAGGAAGAACTTATAACAGTAACACGAAAGGCAATGAAGGATGAACTTACCGGAGTAAAGAACAAAAATGCGTATCAGGAAGAAGAATATGCACTGCAGAACGATATAGACAACGGCAGTACCAGACCCTTTGCGGTGCTTATATGTGATCTTAACGACCTTAAACGTATAAATGACACGCTTGGACATAAGGTCGGGGATGAATATATATGTGCAGCCTGCAAACTGATATGCGGAATATTCGTTCACAGTCCCGTGTTCCGTATCGGCGGTGACGAATTTGCGGTAATACTCCGTGATAATGACCATGACCACAAGGATGAACTTCTCACAGAACTGCGCAGACAAGTGATGGAAAACCGCCAACGTCAGAGTGCGCCTGTAGTAGCATCCGGTCTGGCAGAATACGAACCGAATCACCACAGAAAAGTATCTGATGTGTTTGAGCTGGCAGACAGCAGGATGTACGAAAACAAAAAGGAACTCAAACAGCTGGCATACGCATGA
- a CDS encoding endo-1,4-beta-xylanase, which produces MKKQILLIMCAALMLSGCASAADKDKKTENSSASSQSKSSNTTIDSKTSGLPSLKDLYADDFYVGTAVSPYQLGDIDCMLLIKEQFNSMTCENEMKPDSILDKQTTLSDIDKYREAPAVHFDSCRSQLEFAEENGLKVRGHTLVWYSQTPEWLFYKDYDTNGELADRELMLKRMENYIKAVFEWADTEHPGLFYAWDVVNEAAADQGQAKRDCLWLQTIGDDYIEKAFEFARKYQPEGVKLYYNDYNAFQMNKQLEIIDFLKPVAEAGNIDGVGMQSHIGTWCDTESYGEAVRRYNKELGVEISITELDISKDNSDDWEKKQGDYAQKYMEKIIQLKNEGVPITSFTVWGVTDTSSWKKQESPLFFDGNLNPKPSFYGLVAAKDPEAAKTE; this is translated from the coding sequence ATGAAAAAACAAATTCTATTGATCATGTGTGCAGCTTTGATGTTGAGCGGATGCGCATCAGCTGCGGATAAGGACAAGAAAACCGAAAACAGTTCAGCTTCATCGCAGTCCAAGTCAAGCAATACAACAATAGATTCAAAAACGTCAGGACTTCCCTCTCTGAAGGATCTTTACGCTGATGATTTCTATGTTGGTACTGCTGTATCACCTTACCAGCTTGGTGATATAGACTGTATGCTGCTCATAAAGGAACAATTCAACAGTATGACCTGCGAAAATGAGATGAAGCCTGATTCAATACTTGATAAACAGACTACATTATCTGACATAGATAAATATCGCGAAGCACCTGCTGTTCATTTCGACAGCTGCAGATCACAACTTGAATTCGCAGAGGAAAATGGCTTAAAGGTTCGCGGACATACATTGGTATGGTATTCTCAGACTCCTGAATGGCTGTTTTACAAAGATTACGATACCAACGGTGAACTCGCTGACAGAGAACTCATGCTGAAACGCATGGAAAACTATATCAAGGCTGTATTTGAATGGGCAGATACAGAACATCCGGGACTTTTCTATGCTTGGGACGTTGTTAACGAAGCTGCTGCAGACCAGGGGCAGGCAAAGCGCGATTGTCTCTGGCTTCAGACCATAGGTGATGACTATATCGAAAAAGCATTTGAGTTTGCAAGAAAATATCAGCCCGAGGGTGTAAAACTTTATTACAATGACTACAATGCATTCCAGATGAACAAGCAGCTGGAGATAATAGACTTCCTCAAACCCGTTGCAGAGGCAGGAAATATCGACGGTGTAGGTATGCAGTCGCATATAGGTACATGGTGCGATACCGAAAGCTATGGTGAGGCAGTACGCAGATACAACAAGGAACTTGGTGTAGAGATATCTATAACCGAACTTGATATCAGCAAGGACAACTCCGATGACTGGGAAAAGAAACAGGGCGATTATGCTCAGAAATACATGGAGAAGATAATTCAGCTCAAAAATGAAGGCGTGCCGATAACCAGTTTTACCGTATGGGGAGTGACCGATACATCAAGCTGGAAAAAGCAGGAAAGCCCATTGTTCTTTGACGGCAATCTCAATCCCAAACCTTCATTTTACGGTCTTGTTGCGGCTAAAGACCCCGAAGCTGCCAAAACAGAATAA
- the fsa gene encoding fructose-6-phosphate aldolase yields MKLFVDTANVDDIREAESLGVICGVTTNPSLIAKEGRVFEEVVKEITEIVDGPISAEVISLEADKMVEEAIPLSKIHKNIVIKLPMCAEGLKACKRLTEMGIKTNVTLIFSAAQAILAANAGATYVSPFLGRLDDIGMTGMDLIEEISDIFSVQGIKTEIIAASIRNPIHVVDAARAGCDIATVPMGVIRQMIKHPLTDNGIERFLKDWESVPNK; encoded by the coding sequence ATGAAGCTTTTTGTTGATACAGCGAATGTAGATGACATCAGAGAGGCTGAATCACTCGGCGTTATCTGCGGCGTAACTACCAACCCCTCACTTATTGCTAAAGAGGGCAGAGTTTTTGAAGAAGTAGTCAAGGAGATCACTGAGATCGTTGACGGACCCATTTCAGCTGAGGTTATTTCTCTTGAGGCTGATAAGATGGTCGAAGAGGCTATACCTCTTTCTAAGATACACAAGAATATAGTTATCAAACTGCCTATGTGCGCTGAAGGTCTGAAAGCCTGCAAGCGTCTTACAGAGATGGGCATAAAGACAAATGTTACACTGATATTCTCTGCTGCACAGGCTATACTGGCTGCAAATGCAGGTGCTACCTACGTTTCTCCTTTCCTGGGCAGACTTGATGATATAGGCATGACCGGTATGGATCTGATCGAGGAGATCTCTGATATCTTCTCAGTTCAGGGTATCAAAACCGAGATCATTGCTGCGTCCATCAGAAACCCAATACACGTTGTTGATGCTGCTAGAGCAGGCTGCGATATCGCTACTGTTCCTATGGGCGTTATCAGACAGATGATCAAGCATCCTCTGACCGACAACGGTATAGAGCGTTTCCTGAAGGACTGGGAGAGCGTTCCCAATAAATAA